The segment TGCACTCGCGGCGGCAACGGTCAGCACGGACGGCCACGCCCCGATCTTCTTTGCGAGTGGGTGCGATGCGCCGAAGCCCCCGACATACAACGCCGTGAGTCCGGCCGTGACTGCCGGACCCTTCTTGGCCAGCCACGTGCGCCCGGCGTAGACACCGGCGGCGGCGAGCACGACACCACCGAGCGGGCGGATGCCTGACTCCTTCGCGGTGAGGTAGCCGCCGACAAGTCCCAGCGCGGCGAGGGGTGCAGTCTCAACTTCGATCGCATTGCGAAAACCCATGCCAGCCATGCTAGGCCGGGCTTCCTGAACGCCTCCGGTGACCGTGGCGGCCAGGTCACGCCCCTAGCGACGATGATGCGGGCGCGGCACCGACGGTCACACCTGGAAGATGTCCGCCAGCGTGACCGGCTGCAGCTTGCGCTCGCGGATGATGTCGACCAGCTGGCCGTAGACGTGCGTCACCGCAGGGTGGTTCGCGTGGCCGATGACGATGTGCTGCGCCAGGAACCACTGCTTCGCGTGGAAGACAACGCGCTGCGGCGCGATCACGGTCGCATCGGACAGGCTGCCCAGCCACATCGTGACCGCCGGATAACCCAGATCGGCCAACTGCGCGTGCAGCGCATCGTTGCCGTAACCGAACGGCGGCCGCAAAAACGGCCGACCGAGGACGCCGTAGTTGTTCTTGAGAAAGGTCTCGTTGCGCTGCACCTGATACGTCACACCAGCCGCATCCAGCCGCGTCAGATCCGGGTGCGACCAAGTGTGATTGGCGAGGAAGACCTGACCGCTGTCGACCATCGGCGCCAGCGTGGGCTTGGATTCGGTCCAACCGGGATTGATGCCGTTGACGAAGCACGTCACCCGCATGCCGGTGTCCTGGCAGAACTTCGCGTATGCCGCAACCACCATCGGGTCGGTGCCGTCGTCGACGGTCAGGGCGAGGTTGTTGCCGGTGCCGGGCAGGCCGTAGAGGGTCCCGTGGGGAACGGCGACCTTCCGGATGCCGGTGGGCGCCGAGAAGACACGCGAATCCACTGTGGTGACAGCTGTATTGGAGGATGCGACCTCATCAGGAAATCCGTCAGCACTTTTCGTGGAGGAGTCATCGGCACACCCCGCCAACATCCCCAGGGTCGCCAACGCCGTCGTGATGAGAAACCCCCGTCGCTGCATACCGCCATTGACACATGCCAACCTGGAGATTCTGTGAATTTCCTATCAATGTATGACGCCCCGCACCCTTGAGGAGGACGCGAACAGCAGGACCGGCATACAACACTCGGAGGTCGACCGAGGAGGACACTCACCGTGCCTGACATCTCCGCGATACCGGAGCGACCGCTTGCCCCCGACCTTGCTCCCGCCGACAGCACGAGCATCTCGGCACTGGCCACAGCCGCCTTCACCGACGACGGCGAGCCAGACATCCGCCGCGTGCTCGACAGCCACTGTGACTGGGCCGGCGAATTCCCGTGGCCAGGCGAAGGCGACACCCTCGGACTGTGGGCACGTATGGCTCAGGTCGCGGCTCTGGACGTGTCGGTCGCACGGGCCATCGAGCCTCATCTGGATGCCCTCGCGATCCTGCGTCAAGCCGCCCAGGACGGTCAGTGGTCCGGCATCGCACCGGACGGCGCGACATGGGGCGTCTTCGCCGCGGAGGGTGCGTCGCCCCGGCTCGCCGCCACGAAGACCTCCGAGGGCTGGCGGCTGACCGGCGTCAAGCCGTGGTGCTCGCTCGCGTCGGACCTCAGCCACGCGCTCATCACAGCGTGGACCGGTGACGACACACGCGCGCTCTTCGCGGTGGACCTGCGCGGACCGGGTGTTCGAACCGGCGATGGTTCGCAGTGGGTGGCCCGAGGACTGCCGAACATCCCGTCGGAAGCGGTCACCTTCACGGATGTCCAAACCGAACTGGTCGCTGAATCTGACTGGTACACCTCACGATCCGGATTCTGGTGGGGCGGCATCGGTGTGGCCGCGTGCTGGTTCGGAGGCATGTGCGGCGTCGCCGAGCGCCTTGTGTGCCCGGCCCCGAAACGACCACGCGATCAGGTGGCTTGGGCGCATCTCGGTGCCGTCGACACACAGTTGCACATCGCCCGCGTCGCGTTGCGCGACG is part of the Rudaeicoccus suwonensis genome and harbors:
- a CDS encoding polysaccharide deacetylase family protein — protein: MDSRVFSAPTGIRKVAVPHGTLYGLPGTGNNLALTVDDGTDPMVVAAYAKFCQDTGMRVTCFVNGINPGWTESKPTLAPMVDSGQVFLANHTWSHPDLTRLDAAGVTYQVQRNETFLKNNYGVLGRPFLRPPFGYGNDALHAQLADLGYPAVTMWLGSLSDATVIAPQRVVFHAKQWFLAQHIVIGHANHPAVTHVYGQLVDIIRERKLQPVTLADIFQV
- a CDS encoding acyl-CoA/acyl-ACP dehydrogenase; the protein is MPDISAIPERPLAPDLAPADSTSISALATAAFTDDGEPDIRRVLDSHCDWAGEFPWPGEGDTLGLWARMAQVAALDVSVARAIEPHLDALAILRQAAQDGQWSGIAPDGATWGVFAAEGASPRLAATKTSEGWRLTGVKPWCSLASDLSHALITAWTGDDTRALFAVDLRGPGVRTGDGSQWVARGLPNIPSEAVTFTDVQTELVAESDWYTSRSGFWWGGIGVAACWFGGMCGVAERLVCPAPKRPRDQVAWAHLGAVDTQLHIARVALRDAAAQIDAGAADGAAAQVLALRVRSIVRQTADRVLATVAQATGPGPLATEEQHARRVAGLELYIRQEHGPRDQVALAQLTVAEPTR